The Montipora foliosa isolate CH-2021 chromosome 14, ASM3666993v2, whole genome shotgun sequence genome window below encodes:
- the LOC137985599 gene encoding cap-specific mRNA (nucleoside-2'-O-)-methyltransferase 1-like translates to MMSDTRKRQFDGVTYQGAEKKIKVERSLSSSDSDDELGSPSYANFFQNSDHKPVYSDVAKRQMERMGYKVEESLGKSGLKSEKKGQGDLIKDERFKLQNNAESTYSDFAQRQMESMGFEQGRGLGRFGQGRADIIETSQQRGRRGLGFRVDGFDDKNFTWEEEDKVEIVEYKACIPSCTMPPPTKEEMEDWVRIDKKKLTIDDETQFCDEEVLVEVLKSKSVFDALSGEEFLKARTRANPYELIRGAIFQNRAAMKMANMDSAFDFMLTNPKDARGRDVVGPNELLYFADICAGPGGFSEYVLWRKGWQAKGFGFTLVGDNDFKLDAFLAGTPETFEPHYGANNDGDIFNEDNLTEFRRFVWESTDNKGVHFVMADGGFSVEGQENIQEILSKQLYLCQFLCALSILRFGGHFVCKVFDLFTPFSVGLVYLMYRIFDEVYIFKPVTSRPANSERYVVCKGLRENSQAVHEFMFNVNVRINKLKNEDALDVVEIVPLHVILEDEEFSSYMIESNNRIGNVQANSLKKLRAYVQDTTLFGRYDQGEVKKMCLEKWKIPEQARAAPRAQDPDVKFDELWKGFDDEHCFDSEATKLTSRNMQNLKCLYNYKCFVSGGERCFIMGLGRSNIYKWDGKPNYLSATRWRKVENFNLELPRDTLIEVEIVQELRGEGKGQRKATAVHIIDAVILGGKDVRSLHYHERMSMAGLLVKAVNKPTMPAMVPLRLKQVFRVDSNSLKEIFSRIEMKVVKGKSREPRECFMLEDDRHFLPRGIYFIKRIQEPWTYAHSRSAKRLYFFNKDTNEATFESPRDSAASFKSSLETRYFWPWEQVDTNPDEGSDVDSTALIEFFGAAQNTFLSGPPRK, encoded by the exons GTCTTTCAAGCAGTGATTCTGATGATGAGCTGGGTTCCCCATCATATGCCAACTTCTTTCAGAATTCAGACCACAAACCGGTGTATAGTGATGTTGCCAAGAGGCAGATG gaaaGAATGGGTTATAAGGTTGAAGAAAGCCTTGGTAAGTCAGGTTTGAAGAGTGAGAAGAAGGGGCAAGGTGACCTCATCAAGGATGAAAGATTTAAACTTCAGAACAATGCAGAATCGACCTACAGTGACTTTGCTCAAAGACAAATG GAAAGCATGGGTTTTGAGCAGGGAAGAGGCTTAGGAAGATTTGGCCAGGGAAGAGCTGATATCATTGAGACTTCACAGCAACGTGGAAGGCGTGGTCTCGGCTTTAGAGTTGATggttttgatgataaaaatttcACATGGGAAGAAGAAGATAAG GTGGAGATTGTAGAATACAAAGCTTGCATTCCATCGTGTACCATGCCCCCTCCAACTAAAGAGGAGATGGAAGACTGGGTCAGGATTGACAAG AAAAAATTAACTATTGATGATGAAACACAGTTCTGTGATGAAGAAGTTCTTGTGGAAGTTCTCAAGAGCAAG AGTGTGTTTGATGCACTTTCTGGTGAGGAGTTCCTGAAAGCAAGAACAAGGGCCAATCCTTATGAACTGATCAGaggagccatttttcaaaacag GGCAGCCATGAAAATGGCAAATATGGATTCTGCTTTTGATTTTATGCTCACCAACCCCAAAGATGCTAGAGga AGAGATGTGGTTGGGCCTAATGAACTTCTATACTTTGCCGATATTTGTGCTGGCCCTGGAGGCTTTTCAGAATATGTGTTGTGGCGTAAAGGCTGGCAAGCCAAGGGGTTTGGCTTCACTTTAGTGG gTGACAATGATTTTAAGCTTGATGCATTCTTAGCTGGAACACCGGAAACCTTTGAACCACATTATG GTGCAAATAATGATGGAGATATCTTCAATGAAGATAATCTGACAGAATTTAGAAGATTTGTGTGGGAGTCAACTGATAACAAAGGAGTTCATTTTGTAATGGCTGATGGG GGTTTTTCTGTGGAAGGTCAAGAGAATATCCAGGAAATTCTCAGTAAACAACTATATCTCTGTCAGTTTCTCTGCGCACTCTCCATCCTAAGATTTG GAGGCCATTTTGTGTGTAAAGTGTTTGATCTGTTCACTCCATTCAGTGTTGGTTTGGTGTACCTAATGTATCGAATTTTTGATGAGGTGTACATCTTTAAACCTGTCACCAGTAGACCAGCAAATTCAGAAAG ATATGTAGTGTGTAAAGGTCTTCGGGAAAACAGCCAAGCCGTGCACGAATTCATGTTTAACGTGAACGTGCGAattaacaaactgaaaaatgaAGATGCACTCGATGTCGTAGAG ATTGTCCCTTTGCATGTTATACTGGAGGATGAAGAATTTTCATCGTACATGATTGAGTCAAATAACAG AATAGGAAACGTTCAAGCAAACTCGCTCAAAAAGCTAAGGGCATACGTGCAGGACAC GACACTGTTTGGGCGTTACGATCAAGgtgaagtaaagaaaatgtGTTTGGAAAAATGGAAG ATTCCAGAGCAAGCTCGGGCAGCTCCTAGAGCACAAGATCCAGATGTGAAGTTTGATGAACTTTGGAAG GGTTTTGATGATGAACATTGTTTCGATTCTGAAGCTACAAAGCTGACATCCAGAAACATGCAGAACCTTAAATGCCTGTATAACTACAAGTGTTTTGTGTCTGGGGGCGAAAGATGTTTTATCATGGGGCTAGGG CGCAGTAACATCTACAAATGGGATGGCAAACCAAACTATCTCAGCGCAACAAGATGGCGTAAGGTGGAGAATTTTAACTTGGAGCTTCCTCGAGACACTTTGATTGAAGTGGAAATCGTACAGGAACTGAGAGGAGAG GGAAAGGGACAGAGGAAAGCTACTGCTGTGCATATTATTGACGCGGTGATTCTTGGCGGAAAAGACGTGCGGAGCCTGCATTACCATGAAAG AATGTCAATGGCCGGATTGCTCGTGAAGGCAGTAAATAAGCCAACGATGCCGGCAATGGTTCCCTTGAG ACTTAAACAGGTCTTCCGTGTGGATAGTAATTCTCTGAAAGAAATTTTCTCCAG aattgaaatgaaagttgtgAAAGGAAAAAGCAGGGAACCAAGAGAATGTTTTATGCTTGAAGATGACAGACATTTTCTACCGAGAGGAATTTACTTTATTAAGCGAATTCAAG AACCGTGGACGTACGCCCACAGTCGTTCTGCCAAGCGGTTATATTTCTTCAACAAGGATACAAACGAGGCTACGTTTGAAAGTCCGCGAGATTCAGCTGCCTCTTTCAA GTCGTCACTGGAAACAAGGTATTTCTGGCCATGGGAGCAAGTGGACACTAACCCAGATGAAGGATCAGACGTTGATAGCACAGCACTGATCGAATTCTTTGGAGCTGCGCAAAACACCTTTTTGAGTGGTCCGCCCCGAAAATGA